Below is a genomic region from Helicoverpa armigera isolate CAAS_96S chromosome 12, ASM3070526v1, whole genome shotgun sequence.
TGGCGTCTATGACGAACAATGAAGGTGTTAAAATTTGTCCAAGGCCTACCGCTGGCTCTTTTCTGAACTCATTATACAGATTATTAAATGTTTCGAACAATGCGCCTTGAGTTGTGAAGTAGTCCCAAAACGGTCCTGTCACTTTGTTCTTGCCGTAGAACTTCACACCACGTGACTTCCAGTAGTTTTCATTGCGTTTTCCCATTACGTACCATGTTAACAGTACGACAAGGCCGGATAAAATGATGGGTAGAAACATTTTGAACACCACACTTTGCAACTCAAAAGTTAACTGTTTGATTCGGACTCAGAATGTGTCGAAGCACATGGAGGTCTGCAATTTATATATGGTTCTTATCATATTATGCGCGATCACTATAAGACGTCATTTTATGATCGGTACTGATTTTAGGGTTCAGCTATCAGAACATGGCTACAGACCTACtcagggtattttttttttaaattaggaaCGTAATATTGATTTACTTGCTTGGTTCACCCTTGGCCAGCAAATAGCAACTCCATTACACACCCTAATAAACAGCCTATCATTTTCTCAATGAATATGAAATCCGCGTCCCGtaagaactactgcccgtactaataaaatatgttatagcCTATAGATACACAACAGTGgacgaatttttcaaatcacttcagtagtttcggagcctggTTTAAGCAAACAAGAAAATAGtttctctttattatgttagttaTACACTCCCGAGCAAAAAAATTGAATCGCCCCCTTGCGCTATACAATTACAACAATTGTcaagccacgtattcactgagaaacaattgtttataaacactgtttcagaaacaatatctacgtgtttctgaaacaaataattttgtttcagaaacatataattttgtttctgtggactATGTGGTTGGCAGAgctccgaaacattgttgctgtaaacatctacgtgatgtttcagaaacagtgtatctgaaacattgtttcccagtgaatacatggctttaatgatacaatatttacagtttaatGTTTATGGTCTCGTTTGAAAGCCTATACTTTTAGCTTTAAATTAAGGGTAGAAAcaatgtatgaaataaaaaaataaaataaacaaaatcccgacccaaaaaaagtacgcaattattatgacaaaaggttaaaaacgctaaaccctataaaaagcaaaaaaaaatacttttaacacCAGGTACATTAggaccaactaaagcatgtgaGACTCTCACTAACTATCttaattttgacgtgtcgggggactaGGACGTAAGTACGAAATAAATTTTGCCTAATAATGAATGATGGCAGGATTCTGTCCGAAAATCCGAAGGTTGCCAAGTTCCGTTTGTGATAAGTCCCATTATATATGTTCAACAACCGATTAAGAAGTTTtgtgtaattttgaaaattaaaaagaaatacttgTACCTACGCATCGCCAAAAAAACAGTGTGGTAAGTCATTGTGACTTTCATAATAAGTTACTGCTTATCGctttaagttaaataataaatatacgaCCCTATATCGTACTAATGCAAATCATTGTGACTCGTTAACAAAATAATcagaagtttaaaaataacaggAAAAGGGAAACTTAAATAATACTATATAACTTCACTCGTGTTTGTTTGCCACTCTTTTGCGTCGTTTCGCTGTTGCTAGAGCGGTCGCGGAGTCGACACTACGTTTACTTCTAGTAGTCGAATACCACGTCAACTGTGCATAAATATGGAATAGTCGATAGATCGGCAATCGAAGGATTTTACTGAAGCCAAAAATGAAATAGAAGTTTAGGTAGGTAGTGTTTTTTCATGTGCGAGTAAATACGTATGTGTAGCTTCCCTCAACTTGAAATCAGTGTTTGTGGTATTGCTTGAAAATGATcgtatttagaaataaaaaatatttatacaccgCGAGTTTTGTAGTAATTCGCTTTTGATACAAACGGGGCTTCTAGAATGGTCGATTTTTGAACGGGCTACCTGTCAGGCATTGCCAATCTATCAAACAGTAGTCCTAGGACGTTCTGAAATCGctttgttaattttaacaaactGTCCGGATTCAGAAAGTTGATGATCTATTTATCTGTGCATGGCCCCAAAGAGCTCGTAAATATTGGTTGTGTCGGTTTGCCGATCCATCGGGCTAGAATTTACCTGTGCCCGCGCAAATATAATTGCGACAGCAACTTGTAAGTTAAGCATAAGCCATCGTACGAAACTATTCTTGCTCCGCACGTGTAGTGCCACCTGTTCCGatagtaaaacattttttttaactttttgtaagaTTGATGAGAAAAAAGAAGcggataaataaaaaacaagttgTGTTTGTCCTCATCTGTCTATAATTTCATAGAATTAATCTTATCTACTTATGTAGTAAATCTTCACTGTAAAAGCAGTATTCTCAGCATGTATTTCTAATACaacacatatattttaaaaataatccatacatataaaaataaaaattaatatccaACTTAGATTGAAGTATGCACATGTACGTAAACGAACTTAATAATACCGTTTTGAGATTATTCCACGTTGTCAATACTCAGCAGATTCAATTGTTTTCCTCGATATCCtgcagaaacaaaaaaaaatatataatatatttgacAGAAGGCTTATAATTTTAAGGATCAAAAAGACAATATAGTgaaaattttaaacattattttataagcttTTCTACTAAACTTTGAAATAGTAGCTAGTTAGAGGATCATGAgtcgacatttttattttttaaactgaagATAGTAATAATTATGCATTCTTCCGCTGAAAACATGATAACCTTATCTGGTGCCATATATTGGAAGATTTCCACCAACTCACAATGacaatgtaaatacaattaatggtattttttcCTTATTATGAAAAACTTTATTGTAATATCTGTCACCAACTGACTTGGACCggatttttattatctttatcaTCCAATCAATTGGACAATATTCAACatttcgtaatatttttcaataatcttTAAGAGAGCTTTTCGGATCTTAAATAGGAGCTGTTACCTGGACCCTCAAGAAGCTACATTCgattttcataatataattttccaaGATCTAGTTTTCTAATGCATCTATTCAGAGTTTTTCAGAGGCGACACCAGTAAGCACCTCTATCGATTTAGAGGCCGGAGTTATGGTAGTTTTATCTCCTGTCTTTATTTTTCGGaatatattctttttatattttgaaatatcttCAGGCTTTTtccaaattaaatacttattactataaataataccaatatgcaatttcaagtaatttttaaataatttgaataggtCCTGCAATGCTACCAGCGTATTTAGTACAATATAGGTATTGAACGTAACTTACAGTGGGATCGCAGTCTGCGCAGTGCCACGAATAGCCTCGTTTCTTGGGATTCTTGTTCAGCGGTGGCTCCAAGCACGTGAAGTGGTAGCGTTTCGAGCATTCATCGCATCTAAGGAATTAAGTGTAAAGTATCAACTACTGCTAAAAATGTTAGAAAGGTAAGAGCATAATTTTTATGCCGAGGTTccggcaaaaataaaatacaatttcctaATTCTGAAGACTTATTTgcggaaaacaaacaaaatggatTAAGGACTGTAAATATTCTACAGGTACATTGATATTCTTTCATTTAGCCAAGTTACGACTTCACAATTGCACCCCCCTTTATAAACCCATGTTAGCTGGAATATCAAAGATTACACTACGACGCCATAAGGCCTTACCTAACAAGGTTAGTATAGTCTCCTTGCTGTAAGCATACGTCGCAGTGAGTTAAAGGCGTAGCGGCAGCCGCGGCACCGCTACTGTTAGCGCCTGAGCCGCCGCGACGAGACCGCTCGCCACGATTTCTCTGCATACAAACAACGAAATCACGTGAAGGCTGAAGCATTCATGATCAGTGGGCTCCACCAGCGTATAGTAGGCCTACCGGAGCTGCAAGTTTGTTCGAAaggttaccgcggccctggtacataaagggctcaagaaggaacatagtgggttttagtcagtaccTAAGAGTGTGACACTCCCTCCCGCTGCGGTAGGGGTATTAGATCATTTCATTCTTGATTAACGGTACATTCCTATGATCTATCAGTCCGTTGCTTTGCGAATGGAGATGAAATGTTGACATAAGCTCCATAAAGGTTAATTATCTGTTATCGCAAAAAAAGAtagatatgtaaaaaaaatccgcaGCTAATTACATGACATCAAGATCTCAGGGATTCCCAAGTAACAAATTGGCCTAAAAACGCCGATGACAAGGAAGTACGCACTTAGTGCTGCCTGCCATTAATACGTCTTAACACTTGCGTATCTTATCTATCAAGCAAAGTTGTGGGTTggaacatattttattagtaaaaatcGGACCAATGACTAGAAAGCACCGCCCAATTGATTACATAAATTGACGCTTGGTGGGGATATCGCTTAAAGTTATGGCGCATAGCTTATAGATAAAAATTGGAATATTATGATGAAGGTTATCTAAGTGATAATCGgattgaaaaattatatttaaggaCACCGTGTCTAATTACCCTTCGGCAAAAGCACCTTGAGCCAAGGTAATAACCAGGAAGTACTTTCGTCACCGACTCGCGTAAATCTTCAAAATAGATTAAATCTAATCTCGCGAAATCTGTCTCTATAAAATCTATCTCGGTAAAATACCAGTCGTACTGCGGAATACTTGAAAATCTGAACTGAAAACACTATTGTCACTTATAACTTTTGTCCCCAAAGATCAAAACAAatcaatactaaaaataaaacaaatacaataaaacctCTGTGATCCTAATGTGATGTGGGATACCTAGGTGGTTAATTCGGCTTCTTATGTATTGCGAAATGTTCACACCATGTCCATTATCTTGCTATAAATAATTGAACAGGTAATTCGTTTTTACGTAAAACTACATTTTTCccttaaaaatgaaaatcatgGAGCCAATGGGGGGTAGTTTAAAAGATATTCCCCCATAGTAACATTTAAAAGAAAGATCCTATAGAGGTTAAACTATGTTAAGGGGGTTATGGGCATTCGCAGCCTCAAGGTCGATGATCATAAACCGAACGAAATGGATAACACGAATCGAAATCAATGAAGCCTCGCACACATTTATCCGCAACCGAAAAATGGACCGCGCCGCAACTACGCAACCGATAGAATGACATCGCATTTGAGTCAACCCAAGGCATACGAGTTCATTCAGGATTTCTTCTGGGGTTCTTCAGCAGAACATAATACAATTGGTATAAATAGTATACACATTActcaaatataattataattaccttTGGTTTTGATTCAACCAATTCCACTGGTTTATCCTCCACAGGGTTAAGCTTGCATGAAATTACACGACATTTTTTTATCGAGTCcataatgtttaaataatacataggtatacaatgtatgtatttgttttaattttgaaaatgttgagtCAACTTTATCACTTTCCAattagaaaattgaaaatggtAAATTTTGGTATCGATAACATTTTATCGATTTGATCATTTATTCAAGTGATCAGGACAtcgaaatataatattttagtcgGCCATGATTTTTGTTAACCTATGTGTACTCACCATTGACGCATCAGGTGTTTCTATCGCAGGAGGTACTTCTTCAACGGGCGGCGGTGGCTGCTTAGCAGCTTCGTGATCCACGTGCTATATTAGGAAATTCCACTCATTTACATcttcgcaaataaataaatcagtgaCTGTTTGTCAACATAACGTAGGTATTTTatacagactgacagacttacagccagtttcttcatcaaaagtaaaagccaaagtaaaagtcaaagtaatgtctaaagtaaaagtaacggtcaaattcattttttctattaattttgctgtcactttagcattgaaaaaacgaatttgaccgttacttttactttagacattactttgacttttacttttgatgaagaaactggtcgtgagggtgaaaccgcgggaattAACTAATCACTTGTTTCATATCTATCTGCAGTAATAATTACCTTCGATAACTTTTTCATGACTGCGGGTGGGGGTCCATCGTTGCTGtcggtaggtacataaaacatttGCGTGTCCAGTGACCCGTCCGGCTTAGGAATAGGCTTGATCTAAAACAAATACGACATTAGCGTACTTCTGTATATTTTCAGGGCTTTTTTTATggtttgaaaaagttttatttacctttatagTAATTCTAGGGTGTGGAGGATCAGGATTCTCCATATCTTGCGTCTTCTTCTTCCGTTTATGTTTGTGCGATTTGGAAGGCGAGCGCAGCAAGTCGGGCGAGTACCTAGATCTATGCTTTTCTTTCCTCCGCTTCCTATTCGCTTTGTACGTCGCTATATCCGACGATAGATTCGCTAGTGTACTTTCTATTGAACTCTCGATAGCTTTGCTGTCCCTTTCCTTACCTTCAACAAGAAGAGATGAGAATGATAGATTTTGTGGTACGAAACTGTCTTCTCGTTTGGTTAATGCAATATTAGTGGATGCGTTTGAGTTTTCGTTATGAGAATCGTTGGGACTGTCGGCGACGATGGGGGTTATTGACATTAAAGGAGTGTTGGTCAAAGTTGGTGACGTGAAACTGCGTTTATGTATCTTCTTACTTGGCGAGTCACCCTCCCCGGCCGACGCGGACGCATGATCCCTCTGTTTCgacttctttattttcttttcctttttgAGTTTGACTTCGGAGCTCTCATTACCGTCGCTACTGAACTCAAATGGTTTGATGGTCACTTTGATCGGCGATATGCTCTCAGGGGTGGTGAGTTTGGAAGATTTCTCCACTTTGTGATATTTCTCTGAGCCAGGTTTAGGCGGTGACGAAGGACTGTGAGGTTCGGTAATAATAGCGCCGTCCTTGCTGTAGCGGATTCGAGAGCGGCGTGGTACTTTCTTTTCGAGCAGCTCGGGTTCTGAGTCTGAAGTTTTGTCGCATTCTGAACATTGCCTGTGGAACATTTGTCAATAAATGGAAGTACTTCAAATATATTCATTCAATTAGGAATATTAGGTCTTGAAGCAATATAAATAACAAGGCCAGAGGTATTCATAATATTACTCGATTAATCACATGGTTAACAAAGAAGGTCAGACGATAGATGTTTTAGTAGTAATTGACTTGATAGcgtaatttcaaaaattatttggaataagataaacaaaaattatagtatgtaaaatattattgaagctGTCAGGTTTTCGAGATATTTACTCTAAAAAATGCACAAGGATTCGTAGATCTAGGTTGTCAACATGACACTTAGTCTAttctacaattattttttatctatgacaaTTTAACAAGCTATTAAGGTATCAGCCGCAAACCACAGTTTGAGTATTCTCCTAAAGCACACCTAAAGCGAGCATGTACCCTCATAtccgattatttttttttaatcctctATGCACAATTcccgtaaaacaaaaaaataaagatagataAAAATACGCACCATCCATATAGCTTGCTCTTCTTAGGCGGGCGTTGCAGCGGCGGCTTCAAGCAATGCAGGTGGTAGTGATGGTGACACGTGTCGCAAGCGGCCATCAGGTGTTGCTCCGAGCTGCGCCCACAGGCCGCGCACTCGCGTCCCGCCAGTGACCCTGATGTGGCTGACACAACCACATACTTAGCGGATTCTACTGCTACCATACTACTAGGTATAGTACAACTAGTGGTAAATAACTCTGCCTTCCTGAAGCTATTGATGCCTCGAACATGCGTTAGTGTCATGTACGTATATTTTGTTGCCAAATTCGGAGGGACAAAGTTATTTGTCGAGAACTGTAGCAAGGTATTGAGTAGGGTGGTAATGGTTCAACAGCAAAAGTGGTCGAACATAGTAATTACAGCTGTTGTATTATATCACAGCAGTGGCGGCATATAAAAAAGTGATACAACACTGAGAAGTTTGAATGGTATTGCAGGTGGGTATGGTAGTGATACTTAGGTACCGACAGTGTGAATACTTCCATATTAATCATTTTAGTGTAAGAATAGTAGTGGCATAATATGTCCTAGTCTTGAATTAGAATATCTTACACGACATCCACAAATAAGCTTTATTGAGTTTAAGGGTTACTAGTTGCATTAGActgctattttaaatattttctgtatttgtTACTAGCATGGTGCTTACATGGTGGGTACATCTTTATCGTTAGATATCAAAATGTTACAGAACAATCCAACAGAACAGAAGCCAAGATATAACAATAGCTATACAAAACATAATGCAAATATGTAAGTACGAAACAAGTGTGGTTGCCTTCAAATTCCGAgtttctacaatatttttatcaacaaagTGATAACCCCGGTATTGCCAGTGTCAATATATATAGATAATATAGATTAGTGTCGCTTCTTGCGATAATACATTTAAGTTACAATTTCCTCCACCTGGCCAAGTACAATGATAATGCAAAATTACGTTATCAgtggttgtaaaaatattattattataaaatctattGTTAGGTGTCTGATAAGCATTTTAGCAAATCATTACACGTTGACAATTTAAGAAGGAAAATCGGAAATAAACTTATTAGTGAATGCTATGTTTGATAACAGCCTTATCATTTGAATCTCAATTTGCGTATTTCGtgggataaaaataataaggaatAATAAGAGACTTTTTCCTCCTATTTCTATATTGAATATTGTGAGAAACGAGGACATATTATAGCAATGCCAGTGACAGATAACCTTCTATTTTTAAGTCGGTATAAAAGTTAGAAGTTGGTCGTGTTTTCGTTAAGATAAGGGCATGTAAGGAGGTATGTGGatgaatatatgtatttgatGTAAAGGAGAGATGCACCAAAAGAAAAAAGGGAAATGAAATGGTAAATAATggaaatcagaaaaaaaatattgcagtaATTTCACTGTAGTTTGATAtgcagatagacagacagacagatctCATTTCTTCGtactaatacaaaaaatactgagtAGTAATGTTCTAAGAGGCCACCATTCAACTAACAACCACTTGAAAAGAAACAGTTTACAACTATCAGTAGGTACCAGAGTTTAATCGAAAAGTCTACAACATTAAAAGATTACAAgatcaagataaaaaaaaaacctacaaaataaaatccccTACACAAATCCAGTATCcataacaaattgttttttccttatattttacAGTGGTCAATGAATCAAAAAGCCATCATGACTTGTCAAAAATTGGATTATTATCTAACCTCACATAACATTAAGCTCACGATGACTCTCAATTTTGAAACGAAAGCACCATTACTTAGcacttttaaatttaaaaaaaaaagtatttattgttatggaCAAATTGATAACATCACAATAAAACCTACGCAGATAAATAGTATAATTGCTGCGTCACGGGGAGTTATCATAACGATAGTTGtcgttaagtaaataaatatgtatcttgTCGTGTTTGCACTGACCCCGGACTAAAATTCTTTACGCAGAGTAAGCTTAGCTTGCTATTTCTGGATTtcaaaatataaggaaaataaacaaagaattaaCTTTTCATTGTTTTGTGATATTTTCAGCAGTTTTGGAAATAACGAatcctattattttattgtggaTAGAAAAACTCCAGCTGTGGAAAACTTTGTCTAACTAAGAGCATTCTTTTATCATTTAAACACTGCTTTGTTAACTCAGATGTGGCAACATAAATATGAAGGCACTATATGCGATAGAAAACAGAAGCTCTTATTTTTTTGCAGTGCCACTCGGGTTTTTCCCAGAATTAtcattaaacataattatgtaatctAATAAACAAGTCCAAGTCTCCACAAAAAAGAAGGAATTTTgggtacattgtttttttttgaaaatatgtagttaGGTACCCCTGCCAATTACTGCTATGGCATAAAAAGTCAATCAGTTATATAACTATGGCGCAAGCGtcctataaaaactattttgtttttaaacggttttatttagcttaccccgtttgttttattatttattcttgggtcaaatttagaaattcaaatttaagtaccttgctgttgtcagattgatctgaaatttggtacacacctttaattccgatgacaatacaatatactaatatcaataacattttaaatccaagatggccgccggtacaaaatggcggattacatattttttccacaaccccctcaatatgggtatcaaatgaaagggctactcaagtagaatactgtcagcaaccccagcggggcccaacagggccaaggcctgcctgggctgcgggattgtcctggtacataaaaggcctacgacgaaacacaacggtttttagtcagtaagagtctggcactccctcaccgctgctgacccatgtatagaatgaggaatattcggtaggcattttcattaaatactaaaaactagaaaataaaaaaatcggtaaaaaaacttttaagttaaacggtttttttatcttatgtgcactgaaaactagaaaataaaaaaaaaactgttacttaccttaaacctacgtaggtggtcccggtcatattagactaaaataaaaacgtgggggccctctgaaatcctacttatggcaaagcatatctttatactttggtagatcgtgagctcggcgttcgctggtgaagccgctacggctgatttattgattgtcaaaatctccagttacgattatagtaagtagaaatccacacctattatacctctagaagaaagtattacagcaatagttaggtaatgggccccacgtttttattttagtctaatatgaccgggaccacctacgtaggtttaaggtaagtaacagttttttttttattttctagttttcagtgcacataagataaaaaaaccgtttaacttaaaagtttttttaccgatttttttttgaatataatgCGAATTAGTACAAAATTATGTACTATAATGAGATCATTCAATTATTATGGAAACGAAAAAAGATTTactgatttatatatttaataaatgataacaaaaaacctttttgGGGAAGGTAATTATAGCAATTGAAGGGAGTAAACGACGAAGGAAATGGTGGGATGGATGTCAAAGgagataaaaaaagaaataaaaaaacttatcaagTGATGAAAATGTTGAGTTCTTTATCTGTCATCTGGCTTATATGCTTTTACTAACAATATTCAATCATTATGTAGCTCGAATCAAATGTATTAGAATATATGGTAATAAATAGTACAAGAATCAACGTAGAACGATACTTACCTTCCAAAGAGGTTGACAAAACTTTTCCTTGGCGAGCGTCCGGGTTGTCGCTAAGAGGAAAACCAACGCCCATCTTAAGTGCAGCCGCGGTTGGCACAGACATAGACCTGCTGGCCGACCGTAGATACAGTACATCTCGATACAACATATATTAGAGCTctaacccccgcactcagagactaCTTACACTTACTGACTTATAAGTAACCATTAATTGTCTCCGAGTGCGGGGGTTAGTCACTGCACGTTTTTTGAACGCACGGCGCATCTGCCGTACGTTGAAAAAGtcgagcattttttttttttcaaataataaaattaagaaagttGGCAGATCAGTTAATTAGTTTTGGAGCTGTTTCtgcgattttaataaaagttccACTATTGTCAAATTTCTCCTGGGCAAAAAGATAAATGTAGGTCGTCCATACACAAAAACAGTGAACGGATTATACCTATAGGCATCTAGAACATAATCCTGTAGGTACCAATATCCTAATAAAGACGTCAATTGAACAAAACAAGCCTCTTGATAacacattaaaatgtaattgtCACGTTAATAACATTCACGAAGCACGTGAAAGGTGAACTTATGCATAATAATATACTTTGTATTTTCCTTTTCAGATAACAATCAAGAAAATATTTCCCCACCGTGATGTAATGTAGTCATTGTCTAATAAATACTGAGGCGATTAATACCAATTGACGTTAATAGGATAATTATTTGGATCATTATGATCTTGATTAATTACTAGTGATTTGATTAAGTAGATAataataagtcaataaaaaaaggTTGTATACCCCAAATGGCATAGCTTCTCATTGATAGCTCTTTAACTTTCATAATGCGAGCTTTGCTTCAAATGTTCTATTTCGAAATTAATGTGCTGTAACAACCTGCttgcaacaatttttttttttttcaacttctGTATGAAGGCGTACTGGCTGGTAACAACACTTGAGACATCTTTGACACATTCCAAAATTGAAATCCCATTTCTAAGTAAACAAATGACTTACCGTTTCTGTAGTTGCTGAGGAGTCACTTTGGGCGTGGACCGCGGTAACTCCGGTGGTACCAAAGGTTTGTCTTCCAAGATGGTGGGAGGCGTCCTCTTGGGACACAGCGCGATTATAGCGTCGTATATCTTCTGTAACGCCTGCCTCGTTGATGTCAATGCTGCTAGGGCGTCCGTGTTCTCTTTTGAAGCCTAGGCATAGAGAAGTGAAa
It encodes:
- the LOC110374401 gene encoding PHD finger protein 14 encodes the protein MNNQSRGPAKRKVKPVEPQSLLDFDLGEGESSDDSDFRIEDHPEESDDYSINTDDEEKKAAVQSESSEESGSDIDDEFKNATNKIGEDKPVNDVLEKSKHKEFKFPVELANLLICAGCLGSRSDDFNEIVECDGCGVTVHEGCYGVSDTTSESSTVSSASTEPWFCEACKAGVTDPSCELCPNRGGIFKETEVGAWVHLVCALYVPGVAFSEVERLSGVTLFEMAYSRWGARACALCEDATLARTGVCVGCDAGLCKTFFHVTCGQRAGLLAEAHSEEAEQADPFYAHCKLHSDKALVKKRKRNWLALQLRTEKRRLELQNNLSTEEKLRIQRKLVKYRKKYLIQKENRNPPWVPTQKMARLLYSSASAMRKFQKKAECMGIDTHALEFQDAQMAALKDVSRRWHVPPAFSVEFVGYYLERNTRVSSLRQSLERLTKENEKLLADDDKLRLDYDEASKENTDALAALTSTRQALQKIYDAIIALCPKRTPPTILEDKPLVPPELPRSTPKVTPQQLQKRRSMSVPTAAALKMGVGFPLSDNPDARQGKVLSTSLEGSLAGRECAACGRSSEQHLMAACDTCHHHYHLHCLKPPLQRPPKKSKLYGWQCSECDKTSDSEPELLEKKVPRRSRIRYSKDGAIITEPHSPSSPPKPGSEKYHKVEKSSKLTTPESISPIKVTIKPFEFSSDGNESSEVKLKKEKKIKKSKQRDHASASAGEGDSPSKKIHKRSFTSPTLTNTPLMSITPIVADSPNDSHNENSNASTNIALTKREDSFVPQNLSFSSLLVEGKERDSKAIESSIESTLANLSSDIATYKANRKRRKEKHRSRYSPDLLRSPSKSHKHKRKKKTQDMENPDPPHPRITIKIKPIPKPDGSLDTQMFYVPTDSNDGPPPAVMKKLSKHVDHEAAKQPPPPVEEVPPAIETPDASMLNPVEDKPVELVESKPKRNRGERSRRGGSGANSSGAAAAATPLTHCDVCLQQGDYTNLVRCDECSKRYHFTCLEPPLNKNPKKRGYSWHCADCDPTDIEENN